The Podospora pseudocomata strain CBS 415.72m chromosome 1 map unlocalized CBS415.72m_1, whole genome shotgun sequence genome has a segment encoding these proteins:
- the YEY2 gene encoding Valine--pyruvate aminotransferase (COG:E; EggNog:ENOG503NVUW), with product MVPMTCQYAHVNIWSPFSGETIVSFAPHLLPPLVVFCCQEAFLHSRHQTSDLAITFLPSVITLVGTAQFSCHWLHDLVKMAPTTSDKTISNSINTSPTPPLQDVTNQTLDPERGASSSKKELINFLRGWPSPSLLSSSILHAASTALLSDPSLFVPALQYGPDPGYQPLREELAVWLEKQYSTSTKSEEICITGGASQGLACVLASFTDPSYTQTVWASAPCYYLACPIFEDAGFGPGRIKAVPEDQQGGIDIDLLDTLLQKHEAQHHQPTHKGAERKNAGPYRKHYHHVVYLVSTCSNPSGTTMTLEKRNRLVKVARRHDVLVVSDDVYDFLQWPILPASPSSDLGPLLPRLSDIDLSLGPSEPPTSSGKWFGNVISNGSFSKLLGPGLRTGWVHGTPDFVVGLSQTGATRSGGAGSQFAAALLAEVMKAGELERHLQETVRPGLRRRHGLIMETIKQELEELGVTVAAQDGDRFGGYFVWLTLPGGLDARVVAQKARQEEELIVAEGEMFEVRGDEEGAKFRGNIRLSFSWEEEHKITEGVRRLGRVLRGLSGETR from the exons ATGGTACCAATGACTTGTCAGTATGCGCATGTCAATATTTGGTCGCCCTTTTCCGGGGAGACAATTGTGTCATTCGCCCCGCACCTCCTTCCGCCTCTGGTCGTGTTTTGTTGTCAAGAGGCCTTTCTCCACTCACGACATCAAACCTCGGACTTGGCCATTACATTCTTGCCTTCAGTCATCACTTTAGTTGGAACCGCGCAGTTTTCTTGCCATTGGTTACATGATTTGGTCAAGATGGCGCCAACAACATCTGATAAGACGATTTCAAACTCCATAAACACCTCACCCACGCCACCACTACAAGACGTCACTAACCAGACACTCGACCCTGAAAGGGGTGCTTCCAGTTCCAAGAAGGAGCTCATCAACTTTCTCAGAGGCTGGCCCTCCCCGTCCTTGTTATCTTCCTCCATTTTACATGCCGCCTCGACGGCGCTCCTCTCTGACCCCTCCCTGTTCGTTCCTGCCTTGCAATACGGCCCAGACCCGGGGTACCAGCCTCTCAGAGAGGAACTGGCTGTCTGGCTGGAGAAGCAATACTCAACCAGCACCAAGAGCGAGGAGATATGCATCACCGGCGGCGCGAGTCAGGGGTTGGCATGTGTGCTGGCTAGTTTTACTGACCCGTCTTACACCCAGACTG TATGGGCCTCGGCACCATGCTACTACCTCGCCTGTCCCATCTTTGAGGATGCCGGGTTTGGTCCAGGACGCATAAAAGCCGTGCCAGAGGACCAGCAAGGGGGCATTGATATCGACTTGCTGGACACTTTACTTCAAAAGCACGAggcccagcaccaccagccaactCACAAAGGAGCAGAAAGGAAAAACGCCGGCCCCTACAGAAAGCACTACCACCATGTTGTCTACCTTGTTTCGACGTGCTCCAACCCTTCTGGGACGACCATGAcgctggagaagagaaacCGACTGGTCAAAGTCGCCAGAAGGCACGATGTGCTGGTCGTGAGTGATGATGTCTACGACTTTTTACAATGGCCTATCCTGCCAGCCTCCCCTTCGTCTGACCTCGGCCCGTTGCTCCCGCGCCTCTCAGACATTGACTTGTCATTGGGTCCCTCAGAGCCCCCAACAAGCTCTGGGAAATGGTTCGGCAACGTTATTTCCAACGGCTCTTTCTCCAAACTGCTGGGACCCGGTCTCAGGACGGGGTGGGTTCACGGCACGCCAGACTTCGTGGTGGGGCTGTCCCAGACGGGGGCGACCAGGTCGGGAGGTGCGGGCAGCCAGTTTGCTGCTGCGTTGTTGGCTGAAGTGATGAAGgctggggagttggagaggcATCTGCAGGAAACGGTCAGGCCCGGTCTGCGCAGACGACATGGGCTCATCATGGAAACGATCAAGCAGGAGTTGGAAGAATTGGGGGTGACGGTGGCTGCGCAGGATGGGGATAGGTTTGGGGGGTATTTTGTTTGGTTGACTTTGCCGGGGGGGCTTGACGCAAGGGTGGTGGCGCAAAAGGCCaggcaagaggaggagttgatcgtggcagagggggagatgtttgaggtgaggggagatgaggaaggggcGAAGTTTAGGGGGAATATCAGGTTGAGTTTctcttgggaggaggagcacaAGATCACAGAGGGGGTAAGGAGATTGGGGCGTGTGTTGAGGGGTTTGTCAGGCGAGACTCGATAG
- a CDS encoding uncharacterized protein (EggNog:ENOG503P08K), with amino-acid sequence MMATESPKQRSDEATITSDAQPSTKVDTNPENVDVNRTHINGASTDDLANKHISDIIDDLVNSAEVSVSGGSDNEASKDGSKGKEDGAGHPRPSSTIKKPAPFKAISVNKTFLHQKGTAPPAQTKPLEKPTVTLSSSPTPSSTLSSSRPRLVAKTGSGLVAKSSGANGGKSGSAPDANAVWNKNRPAPPPEPKKYTDEELKKYGIHMASRLGPEDIKGENNWADIEDDDEDWTPEAIVWADGTKTTIPHVDDHHAMPASASAPQAAQTASTGELAVRQASRESESSAKTKASTLVAPPATAPGPGPAPKTHVLGGGKGLVLKGAPEKPTLVAKPPPPPAAIKSPWATIPKVDKVSPIAAPEVSGPPVSRYPPRDPALSGDARLAPKEIAADDFSRAPWRDGPPHSNRELYNSQSGRYEPVSDRRGTVRSDVPPGRQPAVLHRPAHYDQQGPFEPSGPYPGARDIEQPGPYGRRRGSSNVSGGSGALHRLKTLEHPMPPPELINARRGSMTVGSDGPASPRNFSPSGGPRHPQGWAPRASPAMTHAIPYHQAPSVASVQDAAPAAIQQSPLVPAASLVGVTEQDIELQKKLMRERRELALKRRQEQEAREEAERKERIRAKLEAMGPAPESKSAKMAAAKDHPPAPAPAQPREPVTQKPTETHEPKPKEDVDPGAAPEPERKPEALPNGSPVQTLATLDSIDAQPHTHAHPWPSTGKPVERYQATPTWGPPQAGPAKNVWGAPNNNRTLGNGTFVSDLGTTQLPHQLSSKSGPGPIAPPTSVRGAMAPTTRLPPIGPPRPGPRSEQAHGGNASEPRQTASSAWTNSASTIGLQDELFAKMLGDSASERERRLKESGHGLNDQPPIKDTWRPTKLDADGRRIEAAPKQTVKIGSEHAWGAAAEVKATASQQEPSASSNGPAEYGHLTQSTINTRDISTTSILGVPTAPQHARGSRFFPPSRDVRLESSMEVSRPKSPSPPPPDMAGHPAFDGDVAHPHVSLPRPQPVVRLPPSASSDRRSATAVGQGKSHVPSFAWAKEAAYKESEHPPAGSNAGNRRPSFNKPESAWQARFDNLLGGRKAHSVNPRSPGLRFGDEPVHMASEPWPSSPFSHPSSPLSGKDGSVTTKGMAEDCFEEQEMGSLPPVRIPNTVSEAAWQPSPTPKPLPKKLYAVPSSADSITFPVPMSGAGTIWCVSFPGTERKEIVVPYGRNRSNPRRGGPRGGRNTTAPHYRQGGKGRDTPSSSVDQGSSSTGANPSHSRGSRGSYRGRDNWSRNTPAPIQT; translated from the exons ATGATGGCCACTGAGTCACCAAAACAACGATCCGATGAAGCTACCATAACTTCTGACGCCCAACCC TCCACCAAGGTCGATACTAACCCGGAAAATGTCGACGTCAACCGAACGCACATAAATGGCGCCTCGACCGACGACCTTGCAAACAAGCATATATCCGACATTATCGATGATCTTGTGAACTCGGCCGAAGTCAGTGTTAGTGGAGGGTCCGACAACGAGGCGTCTAAAGATGGCtccaagggcaaggaggaCGGCGCCGGTCATCCTAGACCTTCGTcgaccatcaagaagccaGCGCCATTCAAGGCCATCAGTGTCAATAAgaccttcctccaccaaaagGGCACGGCGCCTCCTGCTCAGACCAAGCCGCTGGAGAAACCTACCGTCAccctcagctcctccccgACCCCATCCAGCACTTTGAGTTCATCTCGACCCCGATTGGTTGCCAAGACCGGAAGTGGCTTGGTTGCAAAGTCCTCTGGCGCAAACGGAGGAAAGTCGGGATCGGCTCCAGACGCAAACGCAGTCTGGAACAAGAATCGAC CCGCACCCCCACCGGAGCCCAAGAAATATACGGATGAAGAACTTAAGAAGTATGGCATCCATATGGCGAGCCGCCTTGGGCCCGAGGACATCAAAGGGGAGAATAACTGGGCAGATAtagaagatgacgacgaggattgGACCCCCGAGGCCATCGTTTGGGCTGACGGAACGAAAACTACCATCCCACATGTCGATGACCATCATGCAATGCCAGCTTCTGCTTCCGCGCCCCAGGCAGCGCAAACAGCATCAACGGGCGAGTTGGCTGTCCGGCAAGCATCACGAGAAAGTGAGAGTTCAGCCAAAACGAAAGCCTCGACCCTTGTTGCCCCACCGGCTACTGCTCCCGGTCCTGGTCCCGCACCTAAGACCCATGtacttggtggtggcaaggGTCTGGTGTTGAAGGGTGCTCCCGAGAAACCAACGCTTGTAGCGAagccacctcccccgcccgcCGCGATAAAGTCGCCATGGGCTACAATACCAAAGGTCGACAAGGTCTCGCCGATAGCAGCACCAGAAGTGTCTGGCCCGCCAGTTTCCAGATACCCTCCACGTGATCCCGCCCTTTCTGGCGACGCTCGCCTGGCGCCCAAGGAGATCGCTGCCGATGATTTTAGTAGGGCCCCATGGCGCGATGGTCCACCGCACAGCAACAGAGAATTGTACAACTCGCAGTCTGGCCGCTATGAACCCGTTTCTGATCGCCGGGGTACGGTACGCTCTGATGTGCCACCAGGTCGACAACCAGCGGTCTTGCACCGGCCTGCGCATTATGACCAGCAAGGGCCTTTTGAACCTTCTGGTCCATACCCGGGAGCCAGGGATATTGAACAGCCTGGGCCTTATGGCCGACGCCGTGGATCGTCCAATGTTAGTGGCGGTAGCGGAGCCCTGCACCGGCTTAAGACTCTCGAGCATCCGATGCCACCCCCAGAGCTCATCAACGCAAGACGTGGGTCTATGACAGTCGGCAGCGATGGCCCAGCTTCGCCACGCAACTTTTCACCGTCCGGcggtcctcgtcatccccaaGGCTGGGCTCCCCGAGCTTCTCCTGCGATGACACATGCCATTCCATATCATCAGGCACCATCCGTGGCCAGTGTACAGGATGCTGCCCCCGCAGCCATCCAACAATCCCCACTTGTTCCCGCGGCAAGCCTTGTTGGTGTTACTGAACAGGATATCGAATTGCAGAAGAAATTGATGAGGGAAAGGCGCGAGCTTGCCCTGAAGCGTcgtcaagaacaagaagcgAGAGAGGAGGCCGAAAGAAAAGAGCGCATTCGCGCAAAGCTGGAAGCGATGGGTCCTGCCCCTGAATCAAAGAGCGCCAAGATGGCCGCCGCCAAGGAccaccctccagctccagctccagctcaaCCCCGTGAGCCTGTCACGCAAAAGCCCACAGAGACTCATGAGCCCAAGCCgaaggaggatgtcgatCCGGGTGCTGCACCCGAACCCGAACGGAAGCCTGAAGCTCTACCAAATGGATCACCGGTGCAAACCCTGGCAACTCTGGACAGCATCGACGCACAGCCGCACACCCACGCCCACCCTTGGCCGAGCACAGGCAAGCCCGTTGAGCGCTATCAAGCGACTCCCACCTGGGGCCCTCCACAAGCTGGACCTGCTAAAAACGTTTGGGGCGCTCCGAATAACAATCGCACTCTGGGCAACGGTACATTTGTTTCTGATTTGGGTACTACGCAACTCCCGCATCAGCTTTCGAGTAAATCTGGACCTGGTCCTATAGCACCGCCAACCAGCGTACGCGGGGCAATGGCTCCCACAACTCGTTTGCCGCCGATTGGGCCCCCGAGACCTGGACCCCGGAGTGAACAAGCTCATGGAGGAAATGCATCAGAGCCCAGGCAGActgcctcctccgcctggACTAACAGCGCCAGCACGATAGGCTTACAAGATGAACTGTTTGCCAAGATGCTGGGCGATTCCGCCTCAGAGCGGGAGCGTCGTCTCAAAGAATCTGGTCATGGATTGAATGACCAACCGCCTATCAAGGATACTTGGCGCCCAACGAAACTTGATGCTGACGGCAGGCGGATAGAAGCTGCCCCGAAGCAGACGGTCAAGATTGGCTCTGAACATGCTTGGGGCGCCGCTGCCGAGGTGAAGGCCACAGCCTCTCAGCAAGAACCGTCGGCGTCGAGCAATGGCCCGGCCGAGTACGGCCACCTTACCCAGAGTACTATCAATACTCGGGATATCTCGACAACTTCGATCCTCGGTGTCCCGACTGCACCCCAGCATGCTCGTGGGTCTCGtttcttccccccttcccgtGACGTTCGTCTTGAGAGTAGCATGGAAGTTTCTCGGCCCAAgtcgccgtctcctcctccaccagacATGGCGGGTCACCCTGCCTTCGATGGGGATGTTGCCCATCCCCACGTGTCTCTGCCTCGTCCTCAGCCCGTTGTTCGACTTCCTCCATCCGCATCTAGCGACAGGAGAAGCGCCACAGCCGTTGGCCAAGGCAAATCCCACGTTCCAAGTTTCGCTTGGGCCAAAGAAGCTGCTTACAAGGAGTCTGAACACCCCCCCGCTGGATCAAACGCAGGCAATCGTCGGCCATCATTTAACAAACCGGAGAGTGCCTGGCAGGCAAGGTTTGACAATCTGCTCGGTGGGCGCAAGGCTCACTCTGTCAACCCCAGGTCGCCCGGCCTCAGATTCGGAGATGAACCTGTCCACATGGCTTCCGAGCCATGGCCTAGTTCACCTTTCTCTCACCCCTCTTCACCGCTATCTGGCAAGGATGGATCCGTAACCACTAAGGGGATGGCGGAAGACTGCTTTGAGGAGCAAGAGATGGGATCGTTGCCACCAGTGAGGATTCCTAACACAGTCTCCGAAGCGGCATGGCAGCCGTCTCCCACGCCTAAACCTCTCCCGAAGAAACTTTATGCAGTTCCTTCGAGTGCTGATTCCATCACTTTCCCGGTGCCCATGTCCGGGGCTGGCACTATATGGTGCGTGTCCTTTCCCGGAACcgagaggaaggagattgTGGTTCCCTACGGGCGGAACCGCAGCAACCCCCGCCGTGGTGGTCCGCGTGGTGGCCGGAACACCACTGCACCCCATTACAGGCAAGGAGGCAAGGGACGAGATACACCATCGTCCTCTGTTGATCAAGGCTCGAGCTCCACGGGTGCCAATCCCTCGCATAGTCGAGGAAGTCGTGGCAGCTATCGCGGGCGTGACAATTGGTCTCGTAACACCCCAGCACCCATTCAAACATAG
- the ATP17 gene encoding ATP synthase f chain, mitochondrial precursor (EggNog:ENOG503P4M2; BUSCO:EOG09265FTN; COG:S), producing the protein MSFVTRRALSTLIPPKVASPKAIGANPDAVRMQRVVNFYSKLPRGSAPEVKPTGLLGRYQAKYFGKNPSAAPIVHAILLVLITGYAQNYYFHLRHHKNNAH; encoded by the exons ATGAGCTTTGTCACTCGCCGGGCGCTTTCgaccctcatcccccccaag GTCGCTTCCCCCAAG GCCATTGGTGCCAACCCCGATGCCGTCCGCATGCAGCGTGTCGTCAACTTCTACTCCAAACTTCCCCGTGGCTCCGCCCCTGAGGTCAAGCCCACCGGTCTCCTCGGAAGATACCAGGCCAAGTACTTTGGCAAGAACCCCAGTGCTGCGC CCATCGTCCACGCCATTCTCCTGGTCCTGATCACTGGTTACGCCCAGAACTACTACTTCCACCTTC GTCACCACAAGAACAATGCCCACTAA
- the NdufS4 gene encoding ndufs4 NADH dehydrogenase Fe-S protein subunit (EggNog:ENOG503P215; COG:C) — MASLRPSTAAAAARLLRTATFSPRSSILPASRRFESSTPSSSSTAVAPKQAKAEDLAPVQRNAPDYDVPVDQATSMFTPVPKTIQDGSEENLTLPAGLISGAPLELQARTVRIYQPSKPATQSGTAKGSRWRMDWDVLGKGHRWENPLMGWQSSADSMQGTHLTFKSKEDAIAFAEKQGYEYFVQEPNTRAFTPKAYANNFTYSPGKLKIVRTK; from the exons ATGGCCTCATTACGCCCATCCAcggcagccgccgccgccagacTACTGCGCACagcaaccttctccccccgATCGAgcatcctccccgcctcgCGCCGTTTCGAGAGCTCTaccccctcgtcctcttcgacCGCCGTGGCTCCCAAGCAAGCCAAGGCAGAGGACCTGGCTCCTGTTCAGCGGAATGCGCCCGACTATGATGTTCCTGTTGACCAGGCCACTTC GATGTTCACCCCAGTACCCAAGACCATTCAGGATGGTTCCGAAGAAAACCTCACTCTCCCTGCCGGCCTAATCTCTGGCGCCCCCCTAGAGCTGCAAGCCCGTACAGTCCG TATCTACCAACCCTCCAAACCAGCCACCCAATCCGGCACCGCCAAGGGCTCCCGCTGGCGCATGGACTGGGACGTCCTCGGCAAGGGCCACAGATGGGAGAACCCCCTCATGGGTTGGCAGTCCTCTGCCGATTCAATGCAGGGCACCCACCTAACCTTCAAGTCCAAGGAGGATGCTATTGCCTTTGCCGAGAAACAGGGATACGAGTACTTTGTCCAGGAGCCAAACACCCGTGCCTTCACACCCAAGGCGTACGCCAACAACTTTACCTACTCGCCCGGTAAGTTGAAGATCGTCAGGACCAAATAA
- a CDS encoding uncharacterized protein (COG:Z; BUSCO:EOG09264JK1; EggNog:ENOG503P02Y) codes for MSNWQAFQQQGHLDPDFAFREHIFAQFRQAAQRQSQAAPMTSSTATATPKYAFEARVGDTKTPKNDINALILDYLTMEGYPGAAANFSKEANLAPQQADPSIKTRQEIQHAIHSGDIETAITALNALDSDILDKNPELHFSLLRLQLVELIRQCYGGDITPALDFATQQVAPRASINEQFRVDLERAMSLLFFDHDSNLSPELKDLLSSDLRRKTATKVNEAVLVRQDQRREAAIRALVRMRAWAESSARSSKIKDLPPDIDIGLNGENAVEFQGLTETNGHEPMITT; via the exons ATGTCCAACTGGCAGGCCTTTCAGCAGCAGGGGCACCTCGATCCCGATTTTGCGTTCAGAGAACACATCTTCGCCCAGTTTCGACAGGCAGCGCAGCGTCAATCGCAGGCTGCCCCCATG ACTTCATCCACGGCGACTGCTACTCCTAAATATGCATTCGAGGCGCGCGTAGGCGACACCAAGACGCCCAAAAA TGACATCAACGCTTTGATCTTGGACTACTTGACGATGGAGGGGTACCCAGGCGCCGCTGCCAACTTCTCCAAAGAGGCAAACCTGGCGCCACAGCAAGCGgacccctccatcaagacGAGACAAGAGATCCAACATGCCATTCATAGCGGGGATATCGAGACGGCCATCACGGCCCTGAATGCCCTCGATTCTGAT ATACTGGATAAAAACCCCGAGCTTCACTTTTCATTATTGCGTCTCCAGCTTGTGGAGCTCATCAGGCAATGCTACGGCGGTGATATCACCCCCGCCTTGGATTTTGCCACGCAACAGGTGGCTCCCAGGGCGTCGATAAATGAACAGTTTCGAGTTGATCTCGAAAGAGCCATGTCTCTGCTGTTCTTTGATCACGACTCGAACCTCAGTCCCGAACTGAAGGACCTGCTATCATCAGACCTACGCAGAAAGACCGCTACCAAGGTCAACGAGGCGGTCTTGGTCCGGCAAGACCAGCGCAGAGAGGCCGCTATCCGGGCTCTGGTGCGCATGCGTGCCTGGGCTGAATCATCGGCCAGATCGTCCAAGATCAAGGACCTGCCGCCTGACATCGACATTGGGCTGAATGGGGAGAACGCAGTTGAGTTTCAAGGACTCACCGAGACGAATGGACATGAACCAATGATTACGACTTGA
- the URK1 gene encoding Uridine kinase (EggNog:ENOG503NW7D; COG:T; COG:Z), whose protein sequence is MPSTIPVAPGTPQLEDLVMNLKTNGTAGTSSVDGTIAKRAHYAPPWADVSIIGIAGSSGSGKSTLSQAIVSKLNLPWVVILSIDSFYKSLDEEASRKAFRCEYDFDAPDALDFDVLVDRLRDLKAGKRADIPVYSFEKHARMEQTTSIYSPHVLILEGIFALHDPRVLELLDMKIFCEADADTCLSRRILRDQRERGRDVEGIIKQWFSFVKPNFERYVDPQRKVADIIVPRGVENQVAMTMVTQFIQQKLLEKSTHHRAALTRLEIGALSEPLTSKVHIMNQTSQMRGMNTIIHNIDTSSEDFIFYFDRLAALLVEQALNNVFFTSKTITTPQNLPYRGLAPAGEVSAVVVLRGGAALEAGLHRVIPDCKTGRVLIQSNIRTGEPELHYQVLPKDIAEHSAVLLLDAQMSSGGSALMAVQVLIDHGVKEERIVLVTYSAGRMGLHRLTKVFPDISVVVGNLCTDAEERWVERRYFRC, encoded by the exons ATGCCTTCCACCATCCCCGTCGCCCCCGGCACGCCGCAGCTGGAAGATCTTGTCATGAACCTGAAGACCAACGGCACTGCTGGTACCTCGTCAGTCGACGGCACTATCGCAAAGAGGGCGCACTATGCTCCACCATGGGCCGATGTCAGCATCATCGGTATCGCTGGCAGCTCGGGTTCTGGAAAGTCGACTCTCTCGCAGGCCATCGTTAGCAAGTTGAACCTGCCGTGGGTTGTCATCTTGTCCATT GACTCGTTCTACAAGTCCCTCGATGAAGAAGCGTCGAGGAAAGCGTTCCGCTGTGAATACGACTTTGATGCGCCAGAT GCCTTGGACTTTGACGTTTTGGTAGACCGGCTGCGGGACCTGAAAGCGGG CAAACGCGCGGATATTCCAGTCTACTCTTTTGAGAAGCACGCTCGCATGGAACAAACCACATCGATCTACTCACCTCATGTCTTGATTCTTGAAGGAATCTTCGCCCTTCATGACCCAAGAGTCCTTGAGCTCTTGGACATGAAG ATCTTTTGTGAAGCAGACGCAGACACCTGCTTGTCCCGAAGAA TTCTCCGAGATCAGCGGGAGAGAGGCCGTGATGTTGAAGGAATCATCAAGCAGTGGTTCTCCTTTGTAAAGCCCAATTTCGAACGG TATGTCGATCCTCAGCGCAAAGTGGCCGATATTATCGTCCCCCGCGGTGTTGAAAATCAGGTTGCCATGA CCATGGTTACCCAATTCATCCAGCAAAAGCTTCTCGAAAAGTCAACTCATCATCGTGCGGCACTCACCCGCCTCGAGATCGGTGCTCTTTCAGAGCCCCTAACCTCCAAAGTTCACATCATGAATCAAACGTCTCAGATGCGTGGCATGAACACCATCATACACAACATCGACACCTCGTCAGAGGACTTCATCTTCTATTTCGACCGCCTTGCTGCCCTGCTAGTTGAGCA GGCCTTAAACAACGTCTTCTTTACAtccaaaaccatcaccacgccTCAAAACCTCCCATATCGCGGCCTCGCCCCGGCAGGCGAGGTATCCGCCGTCGTTGTTCTTAGGGGCGGCGCGGCTCTTGAGGCTGGTCTGCATCGCGTAATCCCAGACTGCAAGACTGGTCGCGTGCTGATTCAGTCCAACATCCGCACTGGAGAGCCCGAGTTGCATTACCAGGTCCTCCCCAAGGACATCGCTGAACACTCGGCTGTTCTACTGCTCGACGCTCAGATGAGCTCTGGTGGTTCGGCGCTCATGGCCGTGCAAGTTCTTATTGACCACGGTGTCAAGGAAGAGAGAATTGTGTTGGTCACTTACAGTGCTGGCCGGATGGGTTTGCACAGGCTCACCAAAGTATTCCCCGACATTTCTGTGGTAGTGGGTAATTTGTGCACTGATGCCGAGGAGCGCTGGGTTGAAAGGCGGTATTTCCGTTGCTGA